A single window of Acidimicrobiales bacterium DNA harbors:
- a CDS encoding acetoacetate--CoA ligase, with amino-acid sequence MGNSEPLWIPSEQRQRASRIHRFLRSHGFESYNEAWQWSVAPAHAGEFWRDVADDLGVVWRRPPDATLEADPAAVPGARWFRGALLNYAENALHPPATGGGAEATAVIALSQTRDRQELTWSELTALVMRVRRGLVRAGVSKGDRVAAYMPNIPETLAAMLATASIGAIWACCAPETGVAGVLDRFSQIEPKVLIGVDGYRFGTKEVSRLEQALAIRDGLPTLRTAVWLPYLEAGAGRPAGWISWDELTGDEADQNPEFEPVDFDHPLYVLFSSGTTGRPKPIVHGHGGITLEHLKALALHFDIGPGDRFFWFTTTGWMMWNFCVSGLLAGATVVMFDGDPSSPSMGALWDVMSSTGTTCGGVGSGFLVACQKAVIHPREMFDLSRLKTLGATGSPLPGSAASWVYEDVGDDILVASFSGGTDVCTGFVGASPLHPVWAGEISCRCLGASVEVFDDGGKPVVEEEGELVLTAPLPSMPVGFWGDPAGERYRAAYFERFPGVWAHGDRATLTRRGTVVITGRSDGTLNRGGVRIGTAELYEVVEAYPGVADSLVVHLDDPAGGPGEIWLLVVAATDAEGLEDELKAALRRDLSPRHVPDRVVRIPAVPRTLSGKKLEVPVKKILAGTDPDDALTVASLANPESLEPIVALAKARARAG; translated from the coding sequence GTGGGCAACAGCGAGCCGCTCTGGATTCCCTCCGAACAGCGACAGCGAGCGTCGCGGATCCACCGTTTCCTGCGCTCGCACGGCTTCGAGAGCTACAACGAGGCCTGGCAATGGTCGGTCGCGCCGGCGCACGCCGGCGAGTTCTGGCGAGACGTAGCGGATGATCTCGGTGTCGTCTGGCGCCGGCCGCCCGACGCGACCCTCGAAGCCGATCCGGCGGCCGTCCCGGGAGCACGCTGGTTCCGGGGCGCGCTGCTGAACTACGCCGAGAACGCGTTGCACCCCCCGGCAACCGGCGGGGGTGCCGAAGCGACCGCGGTGATCGCCCTCTCGCAGACCCGGGACCGGCAGGAGCTGACGTGGTCCGAGCTGACCGCCCTGGTCATGCGGGTCCGGAGGGGACTGGTGCGTGCCGGCGTGTCGAAAGGCGACCGGGTGGCGGCCTACATGCCGAACATCCCCGAGACGCTCGCTGCGATGCTGGCCACCGCGAGCATCGGGGCAATCTGGGCGTGCTGCGCCCCCGAGACCGGTGTCGCCGGGGTCCTCGACCGCTTCTCGCAGATCGAACCGAAGGTCCTGATCGGCGTCGACGGCTACCGGTTCGGGACCAAGGAGGTGAGCCGGCTCGAGCAGGCCCTCGCGATCCGGGACGGACTGCCGACCTTGCGGACCGCTGTTTGGCTTCCGTACCTCGAGGCCGGGGCCGGCCGGCCGGCCGGGTGGATCTCCTGGGACGAGCTCACCGGCGACGAAGCCGACCAGAACCCCGAGTTCGAGCCGGTCGATTTCGACCACCCGCTGTATGTGCTCTTCTCGTCGGGCACCACGGGGAGACCCAAGCCGATCGTCCACGGTCACGGCGGCATCACGCTCGAGCACCTCAAGGCGCTCGCTCTCCACTTCGACATCGGCCCTGGTGACAGGTTCTTCTGGTTCACCACCACCGGCTGGATGATGTGGAATTTCTGCGTATCCGGGTTGCTCGCCGGCGCGACGGTGGTGATGTTCGACGGCGACCCCTCGTCGCCGTCGATGGGCGCGCTCTGGGACGTCATGTCCTCGACGGGGACTACGTGCGGGGGTGTTGGTTCGGGATTCCTCGTCGCCTGCCAGAAGGCCGTGATCCACCCCCGCGAGATGTTCGACCTGAGCCGGCTGAAGACGCTGGGCGCGACCGGTTCTCCGCTTCCTGGCTCCGCTGCTAGCTGGGTCTACGAGGATGTGGGAGACGACATCCTGGTCGCGTCGTTCAGCGGGGGGACCGATGTGTGCACGGGGTTCGTGGGGGCAAGCCCGCTGCATCCGGTGTGGGCGGGTGAGATCTCGTGCCGCTGCCTCGGGGCTTCGGTAGAGGTGTTCGACGATGGCGGCAAACCCGTCGTCGAAGAGGAGGGCGAACTGGTGCTGACCGCTCCCCTGCCTTCGATGCCGGTCGGGTTCTGGGGCGATCCCGCAGGAGAGCGGTACCGGGCCGCCTACTTCGAGCGGTTCCCCGGGGTTTGGGCGCACGGCGACCGCGCCACTCTCACCCGGCGAGGGACCGTCGTGATCACGGGCCGCTCCGACGGGACGCTCAACCGGGGTGGGGTGAGAATCGGAACGGCCGAACTGTACGAGGTGGTCGAGGCGTACCCGGGCGTCGCTGACAGCCTCGTGGTCCATCTCGACGACCCCGCCGGCGGCCCGGGCGAGATATGGCTGCTCGTCGTCGCCGCAACAGACGCCGAAGGACTGGAGGACGAGCTGAAAGCGGCCCTGCGGCGCGACCTGTCACCGCGCCACGTTCCCGATCGGGTCGTCCGCATCCCAGCGGTGCCGCGCACGCTGTCGGGCAAGAAGCTCGAGGTTCCTGTCAAGAAGATCCTTGCCGGCACGGATCCAGACGACGCGCTGACCGTCGCCTCGCTCGCCAACCCGGAGAGCCTCGAGCCTATCGTCGCCCTCGCGAAGGCAAGGGCCAGGGCCGGCTAG
- a CDS encoding MarR family transcriptional regulator, translating to MAPQTGYLGSQLRLAVLRLSRRLRQEAVGDITPSQLSALTAVERHGEVTLGELAAIERIAPPSMTRIAARLEENGFVERHVDPTDRRVARLAASPSGRQLLETIRNRRDAYLTSKLQNFTSEERGILERAVPLLERLAATEDGNS from the coding sequence ATGGCGCCCCAGACCGGGTACCTCGGGAGCCAACTCCGCCTCGCCGTGCTCCGGCTGTCGCGCCGCCTCCGCCAGGAGGCGGTGGGTGACATCACGCCGTCCCAGTTGTCCGCTCTCACTGCCGTCGAGCGGCACGGCGAGGTGACGCTCGGCGAGCTCGCCGCGATCGAGAGGATCGCACCTCCGTCGATGACGCGCATCGCCGCGCGCCTCGAGGAGAACGGGTTCGTCGAGCGGCACGTCGATCCGACCGATCGGCGCGTCGCGCGGCTCGCCGCGAGCCCGTCGGGCCGCCAGCTGCTGGAAACGATCCGCAACCGCAGGGACGCCTACCTCACGTCCAAACTGCAGAACTTCACCTCGGAGGAACGCGGGATCCTCGAGCGGGCGGTGCCGCTTCTCGAGAGACTGGCCGCCACCGAGGACGGCAACAGCTAG